CTAGTTGATTTGGTGCGCCGTCCATGATGGTAATTAACGTTCTGATTTCATCATGGCTCATTTCAAGCGCACGGCAATTACGAATAAAAACTAATCGTTCGAGATGTTTTTTAGCATACACTCGGTAGTTACTTTGTGTCCTATCCGCTTCAGGCAAAAGTCCTATTTTTTCATAGAAGCGGATAGTTTCCGTTGTACATCCCGCCGCATTAGCGAGTTCGCCTATTTTCATTTAACCTTCTCACGGCAAAAACAGTCAATAAAATGGTCATCAACAAGCCCCATTGATTGCATAAACGCATAACAAATCGTCGAACCAACAAATGTGAAGCCTTTTTTCTTTAAAGCCTTTGACATTTTTTCTGAAATATCAGTGCTTGCAGGTACTTCACCTAGATTGGTAAAGTGATTAACAATCGTTTTGCCATCAACAAATGACCAGATAAATTCAGCAAAATCTTCACCATTTTGCTGCATAGCTAAATAAGCATGCGCATTTTTAATAATTGCATTAAGTTTTAAACGATTACGGATTAAGCCGCTATTTTGCATTAATCGTTCAACGTCACTATCGGTCATATTAATAATTTTTTGGGGATTAAAATTGTAAAAACAACGGCGATACTCGTCACGTTTTTTAAGTACCGTTATCCAAGACAATCCTGCCTGTTGACCTTCGAGGCAAATTTTTTCAAATAGCTTAAGGCTATCATACTGCACTTTGCCCCACTCTTTATCATGATAATCAATATAGAGCGGATCATTAGACACCCAAGCACAGCGGATAAGTTTTTTGGCCATTACGTGATCACCTTTTAATTGTTTTTTTAATTTTAATTAGATTTTGCTAAGATTAACACTTCCACTATGATTAATAAACAGTATAGAATACGAGATTATTTAAATAATCTTATATTACTTAATAAGAAAGATAACATCATGCAAAAGTTTAATGTAAAAACCTTTCAGGGCCTAATTCTTACACTACAAGATTACTGGGCAAATCAAGGATGCACTATTATCCAACCTCTTGATATGGAAGTCGGTGCGGGGACCTCTCATCCAATGACGTGCTTAAGGGCTCTTGGGCCGGAGCCAATTAATGCCGCATACGTCCAACCGTCACGTAGACCAACTGATGGCCGATATGGTGAAAACCCTAACCGTTTACAACATTATTATCAATTTCAAGTTATCTTAAAACCCTCGCCTGACAATATTCAGGAACTCTATTTAGGTTCACTAAAAGAGCTTGGGCTTGATCCAACCATCAATGATATTCGTTTTGTGGAAGACAACTGGGAAAATCCAACACTTGGGGCGTGGGGACTGGGATGGGAAGTCTGGCTAAATGGTATGGAAGTAACACAGTTTACCTATTTCCAGCAAGTAGGTGGACTTGAGTGTAAACCCGTTACAGGTGAAATAACCTACGGCCTTGAGCGCTTAGCGAT
The genomic region above belongs to Orbaceae bacterium lpD02 and contains:
- a CDS encoding Cd(II)/Pb(II)-responsive transcriptional regulator translates to MKIGELANAAGCTTETIRFYEKIGLLPEADRTQSNYRVYAKKHLERLVFIRNCRALEMSHDEIRTLITIMDGAPNQLEHQSAHSLLASHLQHIDQRIEELTSLRKQLVSLQQHCHPSDESCGILQELSAMDVKAKSAKSHI
- the glyQ gene encoding glycine--tRNA ligase subunit alpha, with translation MQKFNVKTFQGLILTLQDYWANQGCTIIQPLDMEVGAGTSHPMTCLRALGPEPINAAYVQPSRRPTDGRYGENPNRLQHYYQFQVILKPSPDNIQELYLGSLKELGLDPTINDIRFVEDNWENPTLGAWGLGWEVWLNGMEVTQFTYFQQVGGLECKPVTGEITYGLERLAMYIQGVDSVYDLIWSDGIFGKTTYGDVFHQNEVEQSTYNFEYANTDFLFYCFDQHEQEARYLLELEKPLPLPAYERILKAAHCFNLLDARKAISVTERQRYILRIRALTKMVAEAYYASREALGFPMCKNSTASK
- a CDS encoding DNA-3-methyladenine glycosylase I, which translates into the protein MAKKLIRCAWVSNDPLYIDYHDKEWGKVQYDSLKLFEKICLEGQQAGLSWITVLKKRDEYRRCFYNFNPQKIINMTDSDVERLMQNSGLIRNRLKLNAIIKNAHAYLAMQQNGEDFAEFIWSFVDGKTIVNHFTNLGEVPASTDISEKMSKALKKKGFTFVGSTICYAFMQSMGLVDDHFIDCFCREKVK